One genomic window of Xanthobacter dioxanivorans includes the following:
- the crtY gene encoding lycopene beta-cyclase CrtY — protein sequence MDIVFVGGGLANCLLAARIFERRLRTRILLLEAGESVGGNHTWSVHASDLSHNQHVFLSPFRANGWKGNDVHFPAYSRLLKGHYHSLSSDRLAQVMNERMCASIRTGARVVEVAANHVVLEGGERIEAGAVVDGRGALASRHLDLGYQKFLGQEVRLTAPHGLLRPVIMDARVEQVDGYRFVYVLPLDPETLLVEDTYYADGPDLPVETLRRRIAAYVAAQGWTMDYVVREEQGVLPIALGGDIEAFLGEGPPGVARSGLRAGLFHPTTGYSVPDAVDLADKVSVLPELTGAAISAFTRAHAVSTWKRRGFFRLLNRMLFRAAAPAQRYAILQRFYNLPEGVITRFYGDRLTFSDKARILTGRPPVSVLRALSCLAETKSATGPR from the coding sequence ATGGACATCGTCTTCGTGGGCGGCGGGCTGGCCAACTGCCTCCTGGCCGCGCGCATTTTCGAGCGGCGCCTGCGCACGCGGATACTCCTGCTCGAAGCGGGTGAAAGCGTCGGCGGCAACCACACCTGGTCGGTGCACGCCAGCGACCTCAGCCATAACCAGCACGTCTTCCTCTCCCCCTTCCGCGCCAATGGCTGGAAGGGGAACGACGTTCACTTCCCGGCCTACTCGCGGCTCCTCAAGGGGCACTACCATTCGCTCAGCTCCGATCGCCTCGCGCAGGTGATGAACGAACGCATGTGCGCCTCCATCCGCACCGGCGCGCGGGTGGTGGAGGTGGCTGCGAACCACGTCGTCCTTGAAGGCGGCGAGCGGATCGAGGCCGGCGCGGTGGTGGATGGGCGCGGGGCGCTGGCCTCGCGCCACCTCGACCTCGGCTACCAGAAGTTCCTCGGCCAGGAAGTGCGACTCACCGCGCCGCACGGGCTCCTGCGCCCGGTCATCATGGATGCGCGGGTGGAGCAGGTCGACGGCTACCGCTTCGTCTACGTGCTCCCGCTCGATCCCGAGACGCTGCTGGTCGAAGACACCTATTATGCGGACGGACCGGACCTTCCGGTGGAAACCCTCCGCCGCCGCATCGCCGCCTATGTGGCCGCCCAGGGCTGGACGATGGACTACGTGGTTCGCGAGGAGCAGGGGGTTCTGCCGATCGCGCTCGGGGGCGACATCGAGGCGTTCCTGGGGGAGGGGCCGCCGGGGGTGGCGCGCTCCGGCCTGCGCGCGGGCCTGTTCCATCCCACCACCGGCTATTCCGTGCCCGATGCGGTGGATCTCGCCGACAAGGTCAGCGTGCTGCCGGAGCTGACCGGCGCCGCCATCTCGGCCTTCACCCGCGCCCACGCCGTATCCACCTGGAAACGGCGCGGCTTCTTCCGCCTGCTCAACCGCATGCTGTTCCGGGCCGCCGCGCCCGCGCAGCGCTACGCCATCCTCCAGCGCTTCTACAATCTGCCGGAGGGTGTCATCACCCGCTTCTATGGTGATCGTCTCACCTTTTCCGACAAGGCGCGCATCCTCACCGGGCGTCCGCCCGTATCTGTGCTGAGGGCGCTGTCCTGCCTCGCCGAGACGAAATCCGCCACCGGTCCCAGATGA
- a CDS encoding phytoene desaturase → MHLSSKSVLRAAVIGSGFGGLALAIRLQAAGIATTVFEQRDKPGGRAYVYEDQGFTFDGGPTVITDPSCLEEVFAAAGRRLADYVDLIPVSPFYRLLWPDGRQFDYVNDQPSLDSQIASFNPADVDGYRRFLAYSQAVFEEGYIKLGAVPFLDFGSMMKAAPQLVKLEAWRSVYAMVSRFIRDEHLREAFSFHSLLVGGNPFSTSSIYALIHALERKWGVFFPRGGTGALVRGMVRLFEELGGQVRLSTPVDEIVVDEGRARAVRIKGEPAIPFDIVASNADVVHTYRKLLRGTPDRRAYGERLARKRHSMSLFVIYFGASRTWDHLQHHTVLFGPRYRGLISEIFSGPRLPEDFSLYLHAPTVTDKSLAPEGSTAFYVLSPVPHLGKAEIDWDVEGPRYRDRILAHLEERLLPGLRQSLVTTRLLTPFGFRDELSAHLGSAFSVEPILTQSAWFRPHNRDSSIPNLYFTGAGTHPGAGVPGVVGSAKATAGLILADMGVTHA, encoded by the coding sequence ATGCACCTATCTTCCAAGTCCGTTCTCCGCGCCGCGGTCATCGGCTCCGGCTTCGGCGGCCTCGCTCTGGCCATTCGCCTGCAGGCGGCGGGGATCGCCACCACCGTCTTCGAGCAGCGCGACAAGCCCGGTGGCCGCGCCTATGTCTACGAGGACCAGGGCTTCACCTTCGATGGCGGCCCGACCGTCATCACCGATCCCTCCTGCCTCGAGGAGGTGTTCGCCGCCGCCGGGCGCAGGCTTGCGGACTATGTGGACCTGATCCCGGTCTCGCCCTTCTACCGGCTGCTGTGGCCGGACGGCCGGCAGTTCGACTATGTGAACGACCAGCCTTCCCTCGACAGCCAGATCGCCAGCTTCAATCCCGCCGACGTGGATGGCTATCGCCGCTTCCTGGCCTATTCGCAGGCGGTGTTCGAGGAGGGCTACATCAAGCTCGGCGCCGTGCCGTTCCTGGATTTCGGCAGCATGATGAAGGCCGCGCCTCAGCTGGTGAAGCTGGAGGCCTGGCGCTCGGTCTATGCCATGGTCTCGCGCTTCATCCGCGACGAGCACCTGCGCGAGGCGTTTTCATTCCACTCGCTGCTGGTGGGCGGCAACCCCTTCTCCACTTCGTCCATCTACGCGCTCATCCATGCTCTGGAGCGCAAGTGGGGGGTGTTCTTCCCCCGCGGCGGCACCGGGGCGCTGGTGCGGGGCATGGTGCGGCTGTTCGAGGAACTGGGCGGCCAAGTCCGCCTCTCCACTCCGGTGGACGAAATCGTGGTGGACGAAGGCCGGGCCCGGGCGGTGCGGATCAAGGGCGAGCCGGCCATCCCCTTCGACATCGTCGCCTCCAATGCGGACGTGGTGCACACCTACCGCAAGCTGTTGCGCGGCACGCCGGATCGCCGGGCCTATGGCGAGCGGCTCGCCAGGAAGCGCCATTCCATGTCGCTGTTCGTCATCTATTTCGGCGCCAGCCGCACCTGGGACCATCTCCAGCACCACACCGTGCTGTTCGGCCCGCGCTATCGCGGCCTCATCAGCGAGATCTTCAGCGGGCCGCGCCTGCCCGAGGATTTCTCGCTCTATCTCCACGCCCCGACCGTCACCGACAAGTCGCTGGCGCCGGAAGGCTCGACCGCCTTCTACGTGCTCTCGCCGGTGCCGCATCTCGGCAAGGCGGAGATCGACTGGGACGTGGAAGGGCCGCGCTACCGCGACCGCATCCTCGCGCATCTGGAAGAGCGGCTGCTGCCGGGATTGCGGCAATCGCTCGTCACCACGCGCTTGCTCACCCCCTTCGGCTTCCGCGACGAGCTCAGCGCCCATCTCGGATCCGCCTTTTCGGTGGAGCCGATCCTGACCCAATCAGCGTGGTTCCGGCCGCACAACCGAGATTCCAGTATTCCCAACCTCTATTTCACCGGCGCCGGCACCCATCCGGGGGCGGGGGTGCCGGGGGTGGTGGGCTCGGCCAAGGCGACGGCGGGGCTCATCCTCGCCGACATGGGCGTGACGCACGCATGA